One stretch of Bacteroidota bacterium DNA includes these proteins:
- a CDS encoding T9SS type A sorting domain-containing protein — protein MKVIRKLLLVSFVIVGVLHAQGILNSGFELGRNNGWTESSTGNFTLISTAAGFASATISPAVTPHSGQYIARIGGFNYEVNSISQTVALPNTTPLYLKFYYQDRNDVGSECNALWGGQIRVYIAGQKLLDTYICYYSQKEVWTAGYFDLSAAAGQTVEMKFQADAAHSSWSFLYLDDISFTNTTDVEKEKDILPNSFVLLQNYPNPFNPTTMISYQLPTKAYTTLKVYDEIGREVATLVNELKGAGYYSVTFDASKYSSGIYLAKLQSGDKIQLKKMTVLK, from the coding sequence ATGAAAGTGATACGAAAATTATTGTTGGTTTCTTTTGTTATTGTCGGTGTCCTTCATGCGCAAGGAATTCTCAACAGCGGTTTTGAATTAGGTCGGAATAATGGCTGGACTGAATCGAGCACAGGAAATTTTACGCTCATAAGTACAGCCGCTGGTTTTGCTTCTGCGACAATATCACCGGCAGTGACCCCTCATTCAGGACAATATATAGCACGGATTGGGGGTTTCAATTACGAAGTCAATTCAATTTCACAAACGGTAGCATTGCCAAACACTACTCCATTGTATCTCAAATTCTATTATCAGGATCGTAATGACGTCGGTTCCGAATGTAATGCCTTGTGGGGTGGGCAGATCCGGGTATATATAGCCGGACAAAAACTTCTTGATACCTACATATGCTATTACAGCCAAAAAGAAGTTTGGACTGCCGGATATTTTGATTTGAGTGCCGCTGCCGGGCAGACCGTCGAAATGAAATTTCAAGCGGATGCGGCACATTCATCCTGGTCGTTTCTGTATCTTGATGATATCAGTTTTACAAATACGACCGACGTTGAAAAAGAAAAAGATATTCTTCCAAATAGTTTTGTGTTGTTGCAAAACTATCCCAATCCATTCAATCCCACGACCATGATAAGTTATCAGTTACCGACGAAAGCGTATACAACATTGAAAGTGTATGATGAGATCGGAAGAGAAGTAGCAACATTGGTGAATGAATTGAAAGGAGCAGGATATTATTCCGTCACGTTTGATGCATCAAAATATTCAAGCGGCATTTATCTTGCAAAATTGCAAAGCGGCGATAAAATTCAATTGAAGAAGATGACAGTATTGAAATAG
- a CDS encoding T9SS type A sorting domain-containing protein — translation MKKLQHVVGLLIILFFSSNLLWAQTGPGGIGKTDGTSSLKLWLDGADASTKTLNSTAVSQWSDKSGVGNHATQSTSSKQPANNSIGINSRQTITFDGSDDNFVLPSNSVLSNNAPCSFFCLVKPTTLSGYKTVFCAGVGGGYTAFETNGTKFNFYDAADGIHTTDGATTLSTGTTYILDVHISSGTGTAILNMNLNGVNDFTSSATTFGTAIGGGNSDRTIGGTASGAQFWSGEIGEVIMYNTKLNSAEKIIVGSFLGTKWGTTYSGSKYGGSSTFGDNVIGIGKESDGSNTSAKAGGLTLIDNSSLNANGEYLLAGHTTGTNSVVTNDVGSSGATHRWNRIWYLDKTGTLDGANAQIGFDFSDAGMSGNPVTAANYRLLFRSGTTGDFSTVTTATSLISGDNMNFTVTDANLVDGYYTIGTTDNTNSPLPVELTSFTAHAKGANVELIWKTATEVNNYGFEVERRDADGLHIHLGWTKAGLVEGSGTTNAPKEYLFQDKNINTGKYSYRLKQIDRDGKFEYSKEIEVSIVGGPLVFDLMQNYPNPFNPTTVISYQIPMIGHISLKVFDALGREAATLVDETKEAGVYSITFDAAKLSSGIYFVKLQSVGSTQIKKMILMK, via the coding sequence ATGAAAAAGTTACAGCATGTTGTCGGATTATTGATAATTCTTTTTTTTAGTTCAAATTTATTGTGGGCTCAAACCGGGCCTGGTGGTATTGGAAAAACCGACGGAACATCTTCGCTGAAGTTGTGGTTAGATGGGGCTGATGCGTCAACAAAAACTTTGAATAGTACTGCGGTATCGCAATGGAGTGATAAGAGCGGTGTAGGGAATCATGCGACGCAAAGTACATCCAGTAAACAACCTGCGAACAATTCAATAGGAATTAATTCACGCCAAACAATAACATTTGACGGTAGCGACGACAATTTTGTTTTACCGAGTAACTCTGTTTTATCGAACAATGCGCCCTGCTCCTTCTTTTGCCTGGTAAAGCCAACCACCCTTTCTGGATACAAAACGGTCTTCTGCGCTGGTGTTGGCGGTGGCTATACAGCATTTGAAACTAATGGTACCAAATTTAACTTTTATGACGCGGCAGATGGAATTCATACTACAGATGGGGCAACCACTTTGAGCACTGGCACAACCTATATTCTTGATGTTCATATAAGTTCAGGTACTGGTACGGCAATACTGAACATGAATCTAAATGGTGTGAACGATTTTACATCCTCTGCTACCACCTTCGGAACCGCTATCGGTGGCGGAAATTCTGATAGAACAATCGGTGGGACAGCTTCGGGTGCTCAGTTTTGGAGCGGAGAAATTGGGGAGGTGATTATGTATAATACAAAACTTAATTCCGCCGAAAAAATTATCGTTGGGAGCTTTCTTGGAACAAAATGGGGTACAACATATTCGGGAAGTAAATATGGTGGCAGTTCAACATTTGGAGATAATGTTATTGGTATCGGTAAAGAATCCGACGGAAGCAATACTTCGGCAAAAGCGGGCGGATTAACATTAATCGATAATAGTTCGTTAAATGCCAATGGTGAATATTTGTTAGCAGGGCACACAACCGGTACAAACTCAGTGGTAACGAACGATGTTGGTTCATCTGGAGCAACTCATCGATGGAACAGAATTTGGTACTTGGATAAAACTGGAACACTTGATGGTGCAAATGCACAAATAGGATTTGATTTTTCCGATGCGGGAATGAGCGGAAACCCTGTCACCGCTGCGAACTATAGATTGCTATTTCGTTCTGGAACTACAGGTGATTTTAGTACTGTTACTACGGCAACCTCCTTGATCAGCGGTGATAACATGAACTTTACTGTTACCGATGCAAATCTTGTTGATGGTTATTATACTATTGGAACAACAGACAATACAAACTCACCACTTCCGGTAGAACTTACATCTTTTACTGCTCACGCCAAAGGTGCTAATGTTGAATTGATTTGGAAGACAGCAACAGAAGTAAACAATTATGGCTTCGAAGTCGAACGCCGCGATGCAGATGGACTCCACATCCATCTAGGTTGGACAAAAGCAGGTTTAGTTGAAGGCAGCGGCACAACAAACGCTCCGAAAGAATATTTATTTCAAGATAAAAATATAAATACCGGTAAATATTCGTATCGACTCAAACAAATTGACCGTGACGGAAAGTTTGAATATTCCAAAGAAATCGAAGTGTCTATTGTTGGAGGGCCTTTGGTATTCGATCTGATGCAAAATTATCCCAATCCGTTTAATCCGACAACGGTGATTAGTTATCAGATTCCGATGATTGGCCATATCTCATTAAAGGTATTTGATGCTCTCGGTCGGGAAGCAGCAACTTTGGTGGATGAGACAAAAGAAGCGGGAGTATATTCAATTACATTTGATGCTGCAAAGCTATCAAGCGGAATATATTTTGTAAAACTGCAGAGTGTTGGAAGTACCCAAATAAAAAAGATGATTCTCATGAAATAA